The following are encoded together in the Xiphophorus hellerii strain 12219 chromosome 3, Xiphophorus_hellerii-4.1, whole genome shotgun sequence genome:
- the LOC116716660 gene encoding cortexin domain-containing 1, whose amino-acid sequence MTFGPLRGFEVDVDLGFALFFFFLLCFFLLVTIVRCAHLVLDPYSAVSVSTYMEEQEDEPEE is encoded by the exons ATGACCT TCGGTCCCCTGAGAGGATTTGAAGTGGATGTGGATCTTGGTTTTgccctcttctttttcttccttctttgcttctttttgctCGTGACCATTGTTCGCTGTGCTCACCTGGTGCTGGACCCTTACAGCGCTGTTTCTGTGTCTACATACATGGAGGAGCAAGAGGACGAACCAGAGGAATGA